One genomic window of Ruminococcus gauvreauii includes the following:
- a CDS encoding relaxase/mobilization nuclease domain-containing protein → MATLKHINSKNADYGAAEQYLLFEHDEFTMKPVLDETGRLIPREDYRLSTLNCDGEDFAVACMRANLRYQKNQRREDVKSHHYIISFDPRDGPDNGLTVDRAQALGEQFCKEHFPGHQALVCTHPDGHNHSGNIHVHIVINSLRIEEVPFLPYMDRPADTKVGCKHRCTDAALRYFKSEVMEMCHREGLYQIDLLNGSKNRVTDREYWAQKKGQAALDKQNAPMIADSITPRQTKFETNKEKLRQTLRKALATAASFDEFSSLLLQEGVTVKESRGRLSYLTPDRTKPITARKLGDDFDRAAVFAVLEQNAARAAEAPARSPDPPRTIKDRLQVARAEIAAPKQDGVQRLVDIEQKMAEGKGRGYERWAKIHNLKQAAKTLSVYQQYGFTSPEQLEAAVDTAYQKMRQTSGELKALETKLQGKKKLQRQVLAYAQTKAARDGLRAQKSEKARAAYRQAHESDFIIADAAARYFKAHGITKLPARKALQAEIEQLISEKDGLYNTYHEQKQRFKELQTVKRNIDQILRRDEPHRRKEQSHER, encoded by the coding sequence GGCTGTCCACGCTGAACTGCGACGGGGAGGATTTTGCCGTTGCGTGTATGCGGGCCAATCTCCGCTATCAGAAAAACCAGCGGCGGGAAGATGTGAAAAGCCACCACTACATCATCAGCTTTGACCCGCGGGACGGGCCGGACAACGGCCTGACCGTAGACCGGGCGCAGGCGTTGGGGGAACAATTCTGTAAAGAGCATTTTCCCGGCCACCAGGCCCTTGTCTGCACCCACCCGGACGGGCATAACCACAGCGGCAACATTCATGTGCATATCGTCATAAACAGCCTGCGGATTGAGGAAGTGCCGTTCCTGCCCTACATGGACAGGCCGGCCGATACGAAAGTCGGCTGCAAGCACCGATGTACCGACGCTGCCCTGCGCTACTTCAAATCCGAAGTCATGGAGATGTGCCACCGGGAGGGGCTTTATCAAATCGACCTCTTGAACGGCAGCAAGAACCGCGTCACCGACCGGGAGTATTGGGCGCAGAAAAAGGGACAGGCCGCGCTGGACAAGCAGAACGCCCCCATGATTGCCGATAGTATCACGCCCCGGCAGACCAAGTTTGAAACGAACAAGGAGAAGCTGCGGCAGACCCTACGGAAAGCCCTTGCCACCGCCGCCAGCTTTGACGAGTTTTCCTCTCTGTTGCTGCAGGAGGGTGTGACCGTCAAGGAGAGCCGGGGGCGGCTTTCCTACCTCACGCCGGACAGGACAAAGCCAATTACCGCCCGGAAGCTGGGCGACGATTTTGACCGCGCCGCTGTCTTTGCCGTTTTAGAGCAAAACGCCGCCAGAGCAGCCGAAGCGCCAGCCAGATCCCCCGATCCCCCACGCACCATAAAAGACCGCTTGCAGGTTGCCAGAGCCGAGATAGCCGCCCCGAAACAGGACGGAGTGCAGCGGCTTGTGGACATTGAGCAGAAAATGGCCGAGGGCAAAGGCCGGGGCTATGAACGCTGGGCGAAGATACACAATCTGAAGCAGGCCGCCAAAACGCTGTCCGTCTACCAGCAATACGGCTTTACTTCCCCGGAGCAGTTAGAAGCCGCCGTTGACACCGCCTATCAGAAAATGCGCCAGACCAGCGGCGAACTGAAAGCACTGGAAACGAAGCTGCAAGGGAAAAAGAAGTTGCAGCGGCAGGTGTTGGCCTACGCCCAGACCAAGGCCGCCCGCGACGGGCTGCGGGCACAGAAATCCGAGAAAGCCCGCGCCGCATACCGGCAGGCCCATGAGAGCGATTTTATCATAGCCGACGCAGCAGCCCGGTATTTCAAGGCGCATGGCATTACCAAGCTGCCCGCCCGGAAAGCGTTGCAGGCCGAGATCGAGCAGCTTATCTCCGAGAAAGACGGCCTGTATAACACCTATCACGAACAGAAACAGCGGTTCAAGGAGTTGCAGACCGTCAAGCGGAACATCGACCAGATTTTGCGCCGGGACGAGCCGCACCGCAGAAAGGAGCAGAGCCATGAGCGATAA